The Dehalococcoidales bacterium genomic interval AACGGTGTAACAACAGAAACCGCAACAGAAAAGATAACCGAGGCTGTTTCTTTATATTTAAAGAAAAACACCTTTGCAGGAACATATATTTCTTATGCTCAAATCGGCGGATGCATTTTAAGTGTGGAAGAAGTCCTTGATTACAGCAATTTAAAGGTAAATGGTGCTACTTCAAATATATCGGTGCCTGAAACGTCTGTGCCGGTGTTGGGGGTGATTACCGTTGCGTAACTATCTGCCGACATACTATGCAAAATCCAAGGTGATGAACAACTTGTTTGATTCCCTGGAGTCAGAGCATGATCGGTTAAAACAAGAGGTGCATCTAACCGAGAACCAGTTTTTTGTATTGCTGACCGATAAGGATATATCAAGGCATGAGGCTGATGTTGGTTTATCCCCCGATAATGCAGCGGATATTGAAACCCGCAAAGGCAGAGTCTTATCTCGCCTGCGCGGCACGGGGACTGTCACCAAGTCAATGGTTAAAAATGTGGCGGCATCTTTTGTAAACGGTGAGATTGAAATAGTTGAACACGCAGGGGATTACCTGTTTGAAGTAAAGTTTATGAGTAAGCGGGGTGTGCCGTACAATCTTGCCGACATACAAAAGGTGATTGAAGATATTAAGCCCGCCCACTTGGCGGTGGAATACATCTTCACTTACCGTCTGTGGCAGGATGTTTTAAATACTTTATCGGGTTGGAATGAAGTAAAAAATTACTCTTGGGAAAACCTTTTAACATTTGAGGTAAAAAACAATCTTAGAATAATTGATGACATTCCATATTACTGCGGTGACGGTGGAAATGGTATCGTCATTTGGAACGAAAGTAGAGCGTATGCAAGGGGGGTAATGTAAATGGCAGAAATACAACCAAGTGATATAGGTCTTGCGACATTTAATGATGTAGGCGATGTGGCAAATTTGCAGACCAATGCAAAGGAAATCGTATCTGCAATCAATGAGGTATTGGCAAGCGGCGGGGGCGTTTCATCAGGCGAGCAGATTTTTATGGAGGGCGAGGACAACACCGTAATCGGCGGCGGCAATATCATATTCGGAAACGGGAACAGAGTTTTCGGCTCGGGGAATCTGATCGTGGGAGACAATCACCTGATTATCGGGTCGAATAAGACAGTTGCAAAATATATCGACATAAGCACAGAGTGGTATGACTATCCCGCAAAGAAGATCTATTTTTATTATTTTGGTGAAGACAATATAGCGCCGATCCCCTCCGGAACT includes:
- a CDS encoding putative phage tail protein, which gives rise to MRNYLPTYYAKSKVMNNLFDSLESEHDRLKQEVHLTENQFFVLLTDKDISRHEADVGLSPDNAADIETRKGRVLSRLRGTGTVTKSMVKNVAASFVNGEIEIVEHAGDYLFEVKFMSKRGVPYNLADIQKVIEDIKPAHLAVEYIFTYRLWQDVLNTLSGWNEVKNYSWENLLTFEVKNNLRIIDDIPYYCGDGGNGIVIWNESRAYARGVM